The proteins below are encoded in one region of Mycobacteriales bacterium:
- a CDS encoding alpha-hydroxy acid oxidase, translated as MANPFRTLRSVVRLGPVETDPIERRLSRAASVADLRRIARRRLPGGVFDYIDGAAEDERTLAANQAAYGAVTYRPRVLRGITEVDLSTTILGKPADYPLALAPTGFTRIADPAGELAVARAAARAGLPYTLSTLSTRSIEEVRAVSDGRLWFQVYAWRDRGLVKEMIDRAAGARYEALVLTVDTAVLGRRERDVRRGFSLPPAIGLGTFVDGALHPGWTWQFVRSEPIRFANVVGRDVGDGASPVTLSDYINTQFDPGLSWDDVDWLRSVWHGPVLVKGIQTVEDARIAADAGVDAIVLSNHGGRQLDGAPATLPLVAPVADAVGGRTEIICDGGVRRGSDILKAVALGATACMAGRAYLYGLGAAGERGVDRVLEWFRADLARTMSLVGAASVADLNRSLVEAAFERAAFSSPRT; from the coding sequence ATGGCGAACCCGTTCAGGACCCTGCGGTCGGTCGTCCGGCTGGGTCCGGTCGAGACCGACCCGATCGAGCGGCGGCTGTCCCGTGCCGCGTCCGTCGCGGACCTGCGGCGCATCGCGAGGCGGCGGCTGCCCGGCGGGGTCTTCGACTACATCGACGGTGCCGCCGAGGACGAGCGCACGCTGGCGGCCAACCAGGCGGCGTACGGCGCGGTGACCTACCGGCCACGAGTGCTGCGCGGCATCACCGAGGTCGACCTCTCCACGACGATTCTCGGCAAGCCGGCTGACTACCCGCTCGCCCTGGCCCCGACCGGCTTCACCCGCATCGCCGATCCCGCCGGGGAGCTCGCCGTCGCCCGGGCCGCTGCGCGCGCCGGCCTGCCCTACACGCTGTCCACGCTGAGCACCCGGTCGATCGAGGAGGTGCGCGCGGTCAGCGACGGGCGGCTGTGGTTCCAGGTCTACGCCTGGCGCGATCGCGGGCTGGTCAAGGAGATGATCGACCGCGCTGCCGGCGCCCGCTACGAGGCGCTCGTGCTGACCGTCGACACCGCGGTGCTCGGCCGGCGTGAGCGCGACGTCCGACGCGGCTTCTCGCTGCCACCGGCGATCGGTCTGGGGACGTTCGTCGACGGAGCGCTGCACCCCGGCTGGACCTGGCAGTTCGTGCGCAGCGAGCCGATCCGCTTCGCCAACGTCGTCGGCCGCGACGTCGGCGACGGCGCCTCGCCGGTGACGCTGTCCGACTACATCAACACGCAGTTCGACCCCGGCCTGTCCTGGGACGACGTCGACTGGCTGCGCTCGGTGTGGCACGGCCCGGTGCTGGTCAAGGGCATCCAGACCGTCGAGGACGCCAGGATCGCCGCCGACGCCGGTGTCGACGCGATCGTGCTGTCCAACCACGGCGGCCGGCAGCTCGACGGCGCGCCCGCGACGCTGCCGCTGGTCGCGCCGGTGGCGGACGCGGTCGGCGGGCGCACGGAGATCATCTGCGACGGCGGCGTACGCCGGGGCAGCGACATCCTCAAGGCGGTGGCCCTCGGCGCCACCGCCTGCATGGCCGGCCGCGCCTACCTCTACGGCCTCGGTGCCGCCGGCGAGCGCGGCGTCGATCGGGTGCTCGAGTGGTTCCGGGCGGACCTCGCCCGCACCATGAGCCTGGTCGGCGCGGCAAGCGTCGCGGACCTGAATCGTTCGTTGGTGGAGGCCGCCTTCGAGCGGGCGGCCTTCAGCTCACCCAGGACTTGA
- a CDS encoding LLM class F420-dependent oxidoreductase, which yields MSTGLGYTGDPKQAARRAKDLEAAGIDMIWVAELYSFDAVSILGYLAAHTERAELASGILPIYSRTPTLTAMTAAGLDAVSGGRFVLGLGTSGPQVIEGWHGVPYDKPLTRTREVIDICRLVWKRERVAYDGEAYHLPLPEGQGTGLGKPLKIINHPVRDSIPIYIASLGPKNVEMTAQLADGWLPAFFHPDKADIWKADLDRGLARRDSSLEPLQIVAGGTLSICDEDTARKLRDAARPMTALYVGGMGAKGRNFYNNVFRRYGYEDEAERIQNLYLSGQKSEAEALVPDDYLAATALVGDEGRVRERIQAYRDAGVTRLTVNPVGDDPLALIEKVKSWVS from the coding sequence CTGTCCACCGGTCTCGGCTACACCGGCGACCCCAAGCAGGCGGCGCGCAGGGCGAAGGACCTGGAAGCCGCCGGCATCGACATGATCTGGGTGGCCGAGCTCTACAGCTTCGACGCCGTGTCGATCCTCGGCTACCTCGCCGCGCACACCGAGCGCGCCGAGCTCGCGTCCGGCATCCTGCCGATCTACTCGCGCACGCCGACGCTGACCGCGATGACCGCCGCCGGTCTCGACGCGGTGTCCGGCGGCCGGTTCGTGCTCGGCCTCGGCACGTCGGGACCGCAGGTCATCGAAGGCTGGCACGGCGTGCCCTACGACAAGCCGCTCACCCGCACCCGCGAGGTCATCGACATCTGCCGCCTGGTCTGGAAGCGCGAGCGGGTCGCCTACGACGGCGAGGCCTACCATTTGCCGCTCCCCGAGGGCCAGGGCACCGGGCTGGGCAAGCCGCTGAAGATCATCAACCATCCGGTGCGCGACAGCATCCCGATCTACATCGCTTCGCTCGGCCCGAAGAACGTCGAGATGACCGCCCAGCTCGCCGACGGCTGGCTGCCGGCGTTCTTCCACCCCGACAAGGCCGACATCTGGAAGGCCGACCTCGACCGCGGCCTGGCCCGGCGCGACTCCTCGCTCGAGCCGCTGCAGATCGTCGCGGGCGGCACGCTGTCGATCTGCGACGAGGACACCGCCCGCAAGCTGCGCGACGCGGCCCGCCCGATGACGGCGCTGTACGTCGGTGGCATGGGCGCCAAGGGTCGCAACTTCTACAACAACGTGTTCCGGCGCTACGGCTACGAGGACGAGGCCGAGCGGATCCAGAACCTCTACCTGTCCGGACAGAAGTCCGAGGCCGAAGCGCTGGTGCCCGACGACTACCTCGCCGCCACGGCGCTCGTCGGTGACGAAGGCCGGGTGCGCGAGCGCATCCAGGCCTACCGGGACGCCGGCGTGACCCGGCTCACGGTGAACCCGGTCGGTGATGACCCGCTGGCGCTGATCGAGAAGGTCAAGTCCTGGGTGAGCTGA
- a CDS encoding pyridoxamine 5'-phosphate oxidase family protein translates to MTETAQPSVRQSLAMSDDEVTAFLGEGRRAQVATCGADGWPHVVPLSYMLLDGQVSFWTDGESQKVANLRRDARISVLVERGNSVEEFRAVLLRGYADVDDGYESSVAAGCTLFTRYSPVPLPEEALAHIRKLAHQRVTVRVQVEKVVSWDHRKGAASLEQLGR, encoded by the coding sequence GTGACCGAGACCGCGCAGCCGTCCGTACGCCAGTCCCTGGCGATGTCCGACGACGAGGTGACGGCGTTCCTCGGCGAGGGCCGTCGCGCCCAGGTGGCGACCTGCGGGGCCGACGGCTGGCCGCACGTCGTGCCGCTCAGCTACATGCTCCTCGACGGGCAGGTGTCCTTCTGGACCGACGGTGAGTCGCAGAAGGTGGCGAACCTGCGTCGCGACGCGCGGATCAGCGTGCTCGTCGAGCGCGGCAACAGCGTGGAGGAGTTCCGCGCCGTGCTGCTGCGCGGCTACGCCGACGTCGACGACGGCTACGAGAGCTCGGTCGCCGCAGGGTGCACGCTGTTCACCCGCTACAGCCCGGTGCCACTGCCGGAGGAGGCGCTGGCGCACATCCGCAAGCTGGCCCACCAGCGCGTCACCGTCCGCGTCCAGGTCGAGAAGGTCGTCTCCTGGGACCACCGCAAGGGCGCCGCTTCACTGGAACAGCTCGGCCGCTGA
- a CDS encoding enoyl-CoA hydratase/isomerase family protein, with product MTGTEALVLREDADGVATLTLNRPDKLNALTPALFVELRAQIDALAAQASSVGCVVLTGAGRAFCAGNDLAAIAAREQAPTPHYQAETIDALESLPQPVIAKVRGYCFTGGLELALGCDLVVAAESAVFGDTHGKWGLVPVWGMSVRLPERVGRATAKDLMFTGRRVDGVEALRIGLADRCVPDGGLDAAVAGLAAEIVGNSWGTSRIDKQLLAASARMERREALLHERSAPFGLPDDMAERMAAR from the coding sequence GTGACCGGCACTGAAGCGCTCGTGCTCCGTGAGGATGCCGACGGCGTCGCGACCCTCACGCTCAACCGGCCCGACAAGCTCAACGCCTTGACCCCGGCCCTGTTCGTCGAGCTGCGTGCGCAGATCGACGCGCTGGCTGCGCAGGCGAGCAGCGTCGGCTGCGTGGTGCTGACCGGTGCCGGTCGCGCGTTCTGCGCCGGCAACGACCTCGCCGCGATCGCCGCCCGCGAGCAGGCGCCGACACCGCACTACCAGGCGGAGACGATCGACGCACTCGAGTCGCTGCCCCAGCCGGTGATCGCGAAGGTGCGCGGCTACTGCTTCACCGGTGGCCTGGAGCTCGCCCTCGGCTGCGATCTCGTGGTCGCCGCCGAGTCGGCGGTCTTCGGTGACACGCACGGCAAGTGGGGACTGGTGCCCGTGTGGGGCATGTCGGTGCGGCTGCCCGAGCGCGTGGGCCGCGCGACCGCGAAGGACCTGATGTTCACCGGCCGGCGGGTCGACGGGGTCGAGGCACTGCGGATCGGCCTCGCCGACCGTTGCGTGCCCGACGGCGGGCTCGACGCCGCTGTCGCCGGGCTCGCCGCCGAGATCGTCGGCAACAGCTGGGGCACCAGCCGGATCGACAAGCAGCTGCTGGCCGCGAGCGCGCGGATGGAGCGGCGGGAGGCGCTGCTGCACGAGCGCAGCGCGCCCTTCGGGCTGCCCGACGACATGGCCGAGCGGATGGCCGCCCGTTGA
- a CDS encoding HAD family phosphatase: protein MTIHAVVFDYGGTLTEPYRTAFRPEYYEERGLDMLALREVLAPLLGHDGDAADVLAHRCERGEVELSEMVAALEARVPGAGALFDPKDSPFSVLELNPDMVALAGDVRRAGLKVGVLSNIFQGMDGGYQLDPDEWDAIVLSCRVGMRKPNPAVYRHVCELIGVAPREVLYLDDFEAMCAGASAVGMTAIRVRDHKAAVAEARGLLGLPATTAGGSLR, encoded by the coding sequence GTGACCATCCACGCGGTCGTCTTCGACTACGGCGGCACCCTCACCGAGCCCTACCGCACGGCCTTCCGCCCGGAGTACTACGAGGAGCGCGGGCTCGACATGCTCGCGCTGCGCGAGGTGCTCGCACCCCTGCTCGGTCACGACGGCGACGCGGCCGACGTCCTCGCCCATCGGTGCGAGCGCGGCGAGGTGGAGCTGTCGGAGATGGTCGCCGCGCTCGAGGCCCGGGTGCCCGGCGCGGGAGCGCTGTTCGACCCGAAGGACTCGCCGTTCTCCGTGCTGGAGCTGAATCCCGACATGGTCGCCCTGGCCGGCGACGTACGCCGTGCCGGGCTGAAGGTCGGTGTGCTGTCCAACATCTTCCAGGGCATGGACGGCGGCTACCAGCTGGACCCGGACGAGTGGGACGCGATCGTGCTCTCGTGCCGGGTCGGCATGCGCAAGCCCAACCCGGCCGTCTACCGCCACGTGTGCGAGCTCATCGGCGTGGCGCCGCGCGAGGTGCTCTACCTCGACGACTTCGAGGCGATGTGCGCCGGCGCCTCCGCCGTCGGCATGACCGCGATCCGGGTCCGCGACCACAAGGCCGCGGTCGCCGAGGCGCGCGGGCTGCTGGGGCTCCCTGCGACTACGGCCGGCGGATCGCTGCGCTGA
- a CDS encoding zf-HC2 domain-containing protein — MRWRRRGETVADTGAAGAGNDVPRICREVQATLPAYADGRLGGLRRRAVHQHLKRCTSCQASLDLHRRMQSAFAPAPDDGPPPELLDTLLAQVERRGWRERAAVPVRGAVSGARPVLSAVLLTGAALAGTGVGWAGWQAARRISAAIRRP; from the coding sequence ATGAGGTGGCGACGGCGCGGAGAGACGGTCGCCGACACCGGCGCCGCGGGAGCGGGCAACGACGTGCCCCGCATCTGCCGCGAGGTGCAGGCCACCCTGCCGGCGTACGCCGACGGCCGGCTGGGAGGCCTGCGCCGGCGCGCCGTACATCAGCACCTGAAGAGATGTACGTCGTGCCAGGCGTCTCTCGACCTGCACCGGCGGATGCAGTCGGCGTTCGCCCCCGCACCCGACGACGGCCCGCCCCCCGAGCTGCTCGACACGCTGCTGGCCCAGGTCGAGCGGCGCGGCTGGCGCGAACGCGCGGCCGTGCCCGTGCGCGGGGCGGTCAGCGGGGCCCGGCCGGTGCTGTCGGCAGTCCTGCTGACCGGGGCCGCGCTGGCCGGGACCGGGGTGGGCTGGGCCGGCTGGCAGGCCGCCCGCCGGATCAGCGCAGCGATCCGCCGGCCGTAG
- a CDS encoding RNA polymerase sigma factor: protein MHVDSELVRACQRGEPGALDALIRATYADVYRLARRLVGDENDAADATQEVFVKVMRAMVAFRGDAAFATWLHRVTVNVCLDLLERRGKGRERGGIAGAEAFAVPGDERAAELADSSVGPVELAESAHDRAELSKALNRLSPTLRSVVVLRDVEGLSTKEVATFLGITESAVKVRLFRAHEQLRHELEGQT, encoded by the coding sequence GTGCACGTCGACAGCGAGCTGGTGCGTGCCTGCCAGCGTGGAGAGCCGGGCGCGCTCGACGCGCTGATCCGGGCGACGTACGCCGACGTCTACCGGCTGGCCCGACGGCTCGTCGGTGACGAGAACGACGCGGCCGACGCGACGCAGGAGGTGTTCGTCAAGGTGATGCGGGCGATGGTCGCCTTCCGCGGCGACGCGGCCTTCGCGACCTGGCTGCACCGCGTGACCGTCAACGTCTGCCTCGACCTGCTGGAGCGGCGCGGCAAGGGGCGTGAACGCGGCGGGATCGCCGGGGCGGAGGCGTTCGCGGTCCCCGGGGACGAGCGGGCCGCGGAGCTGGCCGACTCCTCCGTCGGCCCGGTGGAGCTCGCGGAGTCCGCACACGACCGGGCCGAGCTGTCGAAGGCGCTCAACCGGCTCTCGCCGACCCTGCGGTCGGTCGTCGTCCTGCGCGACGTGGAGGGCCTGTCCACCAAGGAAGTGGCGACGTTCCTGGGCATCACGGAGTCGGCGGTCAAGGTGCGGCTCTTCCGGGCCCACGAGCAGCTGCGGCACGAGCTGGAGGGACAGACATGA